The sequence below is a genomic window from Leisingera sp. M658.
GGGCGCATTGACGAGGCGTTCGACATCGTCACCCGTGCCCGCACCGCCGAGGACGGCAAGTCAATCCGGATGTTCCGTTACGATCTCGACGCGGTCTATGAAGAATGCCTCGAAAAACAGGGTAAGACGGAGGAGTTGACGGCGCATCTGCGGAGGACCTTCGAGCAGACCCTCAGCGCGCCCTGCCTTCGAAAATACCTGAAATTGCTTCCCGATTTCGACGACATCGAGGCAGAAGAGGCTGCTCTGGACTTTGCCGAGGCCCATCCGCATCTGGGTGCGGCGATCAGTTTCCTGGTGAACTGGCCATCTCTCGGCCGCGCGGCGCGGATCGTGGTGGCGCGGGCCGAGGAACTGAACGGGGATTCCTATCACACCCTCACGAGCGCGGCAGACGCTCTCGAGACCGAGCATCCGCTGGCCGCTACACTGATGCGCCGCGCCATGGTGCTGGACACGCTGACCGGCGGTAAATCCAAGCGCTACAGCCACGCGGCGCGCCATCTGGCCGAATGCCGGTCCTGCGATGCGACCATCACGGATTATAGTGACCATCCCTCCCACGCGCAGTTCCTCGAGATGCTCAGGAAGGAACACGGTCGAAAACATGGGTTTTGGCGCTTGGTCGATTTGTGATTCCGGCCCTTTCCGGACCTTCGCCCTAGCTTCACGTTGCTGCAGGCGCAGCCCGCTTTCCGGTCGTTCGCCGCGCGAGCAAAATCTGGAGATGATCAAACTCACAGTCTGCCGGACCAAGCCGCCTTTCGCTGCGCTCGCAGCCTGGGCAAGACCGAGTGGCTCCCATGCGCAGATAGTGACATTTGCAAAGTCGCAGAGGCCAGCTAGACCCGAATACGTGCCCGGCCCGTTGGTGCCGTTCACCGGGTTGGCCAATGCTGCGCTGCAACGTCCCTAGACCGGTCATTGGTGACACTGTGTAGCGTGGTCCGGCAAGCCAACCTCAGCAATGCAGGACGTTCCTGCCGGTCCCTAAAGGTGCTGCTCGCTGTGGGTCGACCGGCGGCGATGCGGCGCAAGCGGAACAGCTGCATCGCTCACGTGCTACGCAATGAGACCGCTGAACCGGCCGCGATGAGTTCGCGTTTCGACGACAAGCACGCCATCCTCGATCCCAGCCCGGCGGATCGGTGCCTTGGTTAGCGCAACGCCCAGCAGTCGGCCCGCCTCCGTTAGCACCCGCACGCCCTTATTCTCGACTAGCAAGACCAAGCCTTCGTCGACCAGCAAGTCGCACTTGGTCGTGCAGTCCTGCAGCCCCACTAGGCGGTCTCCTTCAAGCACGTAAAGCCGGGTGAATGTCTGGATGTAGAGGTAGCGATCCGTCTCCAGGACCCGGATCGGCGCGCTGCCCACATCGTATAGAGCGATCGGCTTGCCGGAAGCATCAATGCGCAGGACCCGCCCCTGGGAGGTTCCCAGCAACACCGAGTCGCCACGCCCCGAGAAGGCCGCAGCCTGAAGGCGGTCAGGACCGCCGCCGGTCATGAACGTCACGGTGGCGGAGAACGTCAGCAAGTCCTCGGCACTTCCCTTACCCTGCAGATCATCGTGGCTGGCCCCAGTCAGCGTCTCGTAAGCCGCGTTGACCGCCTTCATCCGCTCCTCGTTGCCTGGGCTGAGGTCCGGGTGCAGCTTACGCACTAGACTGCGGTATTGCCGCCGGATCTCATCCGGCGTTACCGGCAGCGCAAGCTCAAACTCTTCGAGTGCCTCCTCGATTTCCACGGCGGTTCCCGTATGTCCGCCTATGCCGCCCAATTCGAAGGTCTGATGATAGGTCTCTACCGGACGCTCGGGCATGCGGACACCCCAGAGGGGCTTTCCGTCCCGGTCGATGCACCACGCTTCATCCACATGTGTGTAAAGGTAGCGGTCTCGGTTAGGGCTGAGCGCGATGCAGTTGAGCGCCAAGTGGGGTTCACCCCAAAGGATACCACCTTCCCCGCCAAGATCGAGACGGCGGCGCCCTGCTGCGACTTCGGGCGTGGCGGAAAGGTCGGTCTCGAAATCGACCTTCAGGTCCTCACCATAGACGGTCAGAATATTCGTTTTCGACCGTGTCGCGAAGCCTTGGCCCTCGGGATGAACATCAAGCGCATAGATCGGACGCTCCAGTCGTTCGATCATAGGGGTGCCGTCCTGCTCGGAGGTGAACATCACTGCACCCGGCGCACCGAGACTTGCCTCGGACTTTGCAAGATCATCAAAGGAAAGGACACCGCCGCGCGTGGTGAAGTGTTTCCGGAAGGCAGGGTCCGGGCGATCCGCGGGTGCGATCGCCTCTACAGTAAGTTCACGCCAAACGCCTTCGGCATCCTCGAATGTTTCAGAGGTCGCAGGCAGCGTAAACTGGCTGCTCCAGGCCTCCGGGGATGGTGGCAGCGGCAACAAGGCCAGCTTGTCGAGGTTGAGTTCGATGGGCTTGCCCGGCTTGGATCTGGCCTGATGAGACCCAGGACGCGGCGGCTCTATGTAGATTGCCGAAGCGTCCTTGGCACTCATCTCGACGCCATCTACGTAGAGCGCGTAGGTCTTTCCGTTCTTAGCGCGGGTGATCTCGCCAGCCTTCTCCAGCCACGAGATCAGGTTGCTGACAAGGCGGCCATCCTCGGCGCCCACCTCCGACTTCATCTTGTTCTGCAAGATGCCAGGCTTCGCTGCGACGGCCTTGCGAATGGCGTCGAAGAGGTCGATGGCGGCAAGATGCTTTTCGGCATCGGCGCGGTATTCCTCGAGATGATCGAATTCCGATACCAGATCATGCAGCATCGCCAGTCCCTTCCGGTCACCGGTGATGGCCAGCATGGTGCCGCCTTGAGTGAGCGCGGGCATGCTCAGGCTGAGCCTTTTGCCGTTGCCTCTGGGATCCTCGAGCCACTTGCGAATGAGCGGCAGGCTCTTGCGCGCCGCGGTTGCCGCGTCCATGTACCTGCGATCCGATATACTTTCTTGCAGGGCCTGTAATTGGCTGAAGTAAGCCTGCCCCGGCATTTCATGGGATTGTGCCTCAAGGCGCTCCCTCGTTTCCCGTTCAAAGTCCTCAAAACGGCTGCGGCGCTCACTGTCCGCGCCATCATCGCCTGAGCCGACCGCCTCTCTAATCACAGGAAGATCCTTGTTCCGCCTTGCAGCGTTTTTTCCCCCGAACATCTTCCTGAAAATGCCAAACACCATGCCCCACCTGCCTTGTTTAAATATGGTGATAGGGGCGTCCTTCACTCGGCCTGTCAATCTCCCGCTTCAATTAAACGAAGGCTCAAGCTTCGTTGCGACAGACGCTTTGAGTTCCATGCCGAGCTGGGGCACTGCGACGCGCTTGAGGCCAAAGTGAGGCCGCCAGACCAACGAAACGGCCCATTGGGGACATTCGTCGCCATCCAGCCGCTGCACTGCAGCGGTCGCCAAAGCGGCCATTGGCTACCGAGTGCAGCATTTCATCGCAGGCAATGCCTCTGCCGGGACCTACCGGCCATTCGCTGAGGGAGCGAAATACTCGGCAAAGAACGGCCGTCTCAGGTCTGAGGGCGGATTGCGGTCATTCTCAGCAATCTGCGCGAAGGTCTGTTTTACGCATAGCTTGCAATCTCCTCTCACGCGGTGCCCGCTCGGGGATATGGATCCGCTGAACCAGACCTAGCCGCCGAGGCATTGGCGTGAGATATAGGGGCAATAGAGGGGGGGGTAAGCTACGCATTTTCAGTTGGTCGGCTTCCACTCGCACTATGTCACTTCTCTCTACTTAGTTCGGTCAGTAGGTTTAATTGGTCTCAAAAATCGATTCAAAATGCCGCGTGTAAACAGAAAGTTAGGTAGTATTATGGAAGTTCTGTTCTCAACAAATCTCAAGCCAATGTCCGACTTCGAAGTGGGAGAAATCGGTCTCTGCAACTTTGGCAGAGGGGCGGAACTCGCCATGCTTATTGTCAAACTCGATGAAGACCTTGGCTTCGCGACACTGCATGGCCAAGGCGACGATTTATTCAGTATTCACTATGTGGATCACAGACCTGACCTCTGCCTCTCGTATGGCCAAGACTGGAAACTTGTGCTCGACCCTACTGGGGATATCCAAGTGGGAGGCTACGCCTCACCTGAAATTGGCGACATCGTCATGTGGAACGGTGCCTATGGCTTATGTGCATTTCGGTCCCGTGGGCCCATGAAGAACAAAGTCAACTGTCCGCTGACAGGTACCAAACCCGACAGGTCACCCATCGAAGCAGTATTTAGTTCCTGGAAAATTGTCCTCAACGAGAATGATCCCGAGACTGGCCTCGCGCCCGTAATCTTCCGTCATCCCGCTATGCAGGATTCGTAGCCTTAATGAAATCATCGCCAAACAAAGCCAGATACCCCTAAAGGTACTGATGTGGTTACTGAAGTGGCTTCACAAACATCTGCCAATAAGTTTCTGCCGCACCCTCAAACGTCAGCTTCTGATCTCGGTTTTGACCGAAGTGTGCCATCCCCATGCTCCGAAGAAAAAGGGTTTGCTCATCGGCTTCGACGGTTAGGTTCTCATTGAACCCGTTGGTTTCAGCATTTTCGGTCGCAGTGTAAGCGATGCCCCCCATATGCCGCCCCCCTATGAACACGGTGCAGCGGCTCGCAGCCTGACCTTTATGGTAGGCAACCGCACTGAAGCGATTTGCGTCGAGCCTGCGGAACGACCCGTCAATCTCGGGATTGCGAACAGACAATTCAGAAAGCGAATTCTCGAAATATTTCGCCATAAACTCAAACGCCTCGGTCTGGAATGCATCACGATCACGGTCCGTGAACGTTTTGGCCACCCGCAGGTTACTTGACCGGATCACTTGATCCGATTCCGATCTGTTAACGGACTGCGTGTTTTGCATGATTGCAGGTGCCGCTGACGACCTGGAGCTCGCTTGTGGATTACCTATGCGCTTTGCCGCTGCCTGAACGGCTTCGGCGACGAGACGGAACGCATGGTCGATGTCCGGCCATTGCGTGACCGGGCGGCCGTCCGTTGGTGTAGCCATCAGCTTGCCGAAGGGGGCGCCATGCCAGAGGCAATCGCGCAGAATGACCGGGATTACGATGGCCTCTCCCACCTTGTGTCGTTCCAGCGCACGAGTCATCTCGATCTCATAGCAATAGTCAGAGTTTAGAAAATCCGGGCTTACCAGCAGCAAGATGATCTCATCGGCTTCAATGTGCGCGTCGATCTCACCGGCGAAGTCCTGTCCAGCCTCAATACGGCGGTCGTGCCAAGTCTCTATCATGCCTTGACGCTGAAGGATTCTGAGCTGGCGTTCCAGCTGGTCTCGTAGTGCCTCGTCAGCGTGGCAGTAGGAAAAGAAAACAGTTGTCATGTATAACCCATCATTGAAGATCAGTATCTTGGTTGCACGTCAGGATTTGCCGCACGGTACTCTGCGGGTGCGAAGGCCTGCTTGGTGGTCAGTGACCGCTCTGGGCTCGGACCAGTCATCGGATGCAGCCCAGCATCCTGCCCTTGTTCGACAACCGACAGCGGTTTCGCGGGACTTCCTGCCATTCGCCGCGGTCGAAACCTGGGCTTTGGATGCATCCGCTTTGCGCAGAAATTCACCATCTGCAAGTTTGGAGGTTGGAGATTCCTGAGAGGCGCTCGGCCCTAAGCGGCCTTTCCGCCCCAAGAGCCGCCATACAAGTTAGAAGTGACCGGACTGCGCGGCATTTCGCGCAGACCGGTCGACTGTCGGGTCAGAAGGGCAATTTATCGAGAGCCCTTTTTCATTTTTTCTTGGGGGGGCTTGCTAGATTTGCTAGGTTTGAGGGACGGTGTATTCCCTGGTGTGGATTTGTTATCCCGGCGGCGCTGATCCGGTTTCCCTGTCGATTTAGCTATCGGCTTTGGTCCTGGTTTAAGTGCCATGAATGCTATCCTTTTTTGGTTTAAAAATTATACCTGCGCGTACCTTCTTACTGTGCATTAGGACACAGCAATAATGGGTAACAGTCCGCACGAGTTCTGGCTGAAGTCAATGATGAATGGATATTCATACTGTACCAACACTCCACAAAAATTGGCAGGAGGGGCCGGAGGCACTTTGCCTCACTGTACCTATGAGCCGCGGTACGGGCGATCAGGTTATTACGTCTTGACGAAGATTCTGAGAGCATGCTCTGCCGTTCGTCTAGGCCGCGGCTTACAGACAGCTATCCGTCTGACTTGCATGTGCTGGCCCTCTCAACTGGTCACCAGGCATGGGGCCGCTATGGGCTGCTTCACGTCCCTCCGCAGGTGCTAGGGCCTGCTTGGTAGTCGGTGACCGCAAAGGGCTCACCTCAACTGTGCCGAATAGCGCTTTTTTACTATTCTTTGTATAAATGAGTTCAAACCTTCGCCAGCTTTGGCCAGGCTCACCATCTGGCTTAAGTTCATTGAACCTACTGATTGCTCTGTGTAGCGATAGACTGCACCACTTTTGAATTCCACGTCGATGTGCGTTGGCCCAACGTCATATGCATTGACGCCGGAATCATTGTCCCAATCTCGGTATGGTGTCACCGTCGAGTTCCTTTCTTTATGCGTACTATTGGTTTGGTTCCGTGGAGTTTTCTGAATTTGTAGCCTGACAGCAGTAGATGAAGGTCAAGGCAGACCTTGCCTGTTTGCTGCGCTACCTTTTGCCTTGGATCAAAGCGGAGCAGGTCGCTACCTAGCGAAGAGGCCTCAAGGCTACCCTTAGTGACAGTGGTAGGGTTTTGAGCCGGCGTGGCAGCACTTCCCTTTCGGGGAGGACTTCCTACATCCGCCGCTATGCTCCAACACAGGTTGCCCTTCGGGCCCCATTGTTGTTGGCAAGGCTTCTGAAAATGCAGTTCCAGTACTAAAATTCAATACTAGCGCTGCCACAGCTATAATTCGAACCAAAGCGTTTCCCCCTCCAGGTGATTTTAACCACACCACTCTCCCATATCGGGAGGGGGTTTTGAATGATCCACATCAAGCCAAACGGCGCCTCGAACTCTGAGTAGTCTTACAAGTGAAGCCCCATGGATGCTCGGCGATGTTTGCGATCTACTGCAGTCGCAAGTTAGCGCCTCTTCCGAGATCCGCAGCGCAGCCAGCCGACCGCAAACGGCCTCCAGCTCTGCCATCACCTCGAAGATCTCCATTAGTTCCGCCCGTCCGGGCTGGCGAACAAAGGCACCACGGCGCAGGGTCATTGCGAGCAGGCCAGACAGGGCAAGCCGTTGAAAGGCTTCGCGAAGCGTCTTGCGCGATCTATAAGTCTTGGCAATCTAATATCGCCCAAGACGCACATTGATCTCTCGAACCGGCAATCGGCACCGGGGATGGTTTCGCAGCGCGGTCAGCCCGACTTTGAGATCATCTGTTGCGCATGTTCCATGCTCTTCAAACTGATCGAACACCCACAACACACCGTGCATGCGGACTCTTTGAGACTTTGCTTCTTCTCGCAGAGCGCCATCACCTGTTAGCAGCGTCCAATCTCGAGCTGCCGCCAGCGCGAACGCGAAAACATCCGGCACGGAAAGCATGGCCCTTTCTCGCCGAAGGCGAGTAGCTTGCTCTACTTCGTTGGGCGTCAGCTCCTCAACTCGGAGGCCACGTTCGACCAGTTCCGGACCGATCCAATCCAGAAGTTCCTCTTCGAAAAGAACGTCCGGCACCACGAATTCATAAGGAAGCTCAAAGAGCCTCGCTGTCAGTGAGGCTCTTTCGATGTCGATCAGAACTGATGTATCAGAAACAAGGACTTGCACCCGTTCCTTATGTCACATAGTCCAACTGTTCTTCCAGCCTTCGGACGGGAATTTCCAGAAGTTCTGATGCCCGCGAAAGCCCAATGTGTCCCTCTGACAAGGCACGGAAACACAGGCGGCGGAAACGGCCGGGCTCTTCGACATCCCATTCCAGACTATTGGGCTCCTTGAAAGGCGCATCCCGCCACCCGCGCTCTCTATAGATGTCAAAGAGGCGGCCAAATGTGGCCTGGGAAATGATCTCAAGGTCTTTGCAGCGGTAGGTCAGCGCCTGAATGCTCACACCGAACCGATCCTTGAGGCTAACCAACTCACCGAGACTGATATCCGTCCGCTTTGTTCCAATCTCCTGTCGCAGAACCTCTGCAGGAACCAGGAACGCCCCGGCGAACCGGTTTGCCGCGCGCTCTGAATTGCAGCCG
It includes:
- a CDS encoding DnaJ domain-containing protein, coding for MVFGIFRKMFGGKNAARRNKDLPVIREAVGSGDDGADSERRSRFEDFERETRERLEAQSHEMPGQAYFSQLQALQESISDRRYMDAATAARKSLPLIRKWLEDPRGNGKRLSLSMPALTQGGTMLAITGDRKGLAMLHDLVSEFDHLEEYRADAEKHLAAIDLFDAIRKAVAAKPGILQNKMKSEVGAEDGRLVSNLISWLEKAGEITRAKNGKTYALYVDGVEMSAKDASAIYIEPPRPGSHQARSKPGKPIELNLDKLALLPLPPSPEAWSSQFTLPATSETFEDAEGVWRELTVEAIAPADRPDPAFRKHFTTRGGVLSFDDLAKSEASLGAPGAVMFTSEQDGTPMIERLERPIYALDVHPEGQGFATRSKTNILTVYGEDLKVDFETDLSATPEVAAGRRRLDLGGEGGILWGEPHLALNCIALSPNRDRYLYTHVDEAWCIDRDGKPLWGVRMPERPVETYHQTFELGGIGGHTGTAVEIEEALEEFELALPVTPDEIRRQYRSLVRKLHPDLSPGNEERMKAVNAAYETLTGASHDDLQGKGSAEDLLTFSATVTFMTGGGPDRLQAAAFSGRGDSVLLGTSQGRVLRIDASGKPIALYDVGSAPIRVLETDRYLYIQTFTRLYVLEGDRLVGLQDCTTKCDLLVDEGLVLLVENKGVRVLTEAGRLLGVALTKAPIRRAGIEDGVLVVETRTHRGRFSGLIA
- a CDS encoding toll/interleukin-1 receptor domain-containing protein, with protein sequence MTTVFFSYCHADEALRDQLERQLRILQRQGMIETWHDRRIEAGQDFAGEIDAHIEADEIILLLVSPDFLNSDYCYEIEMTRALERHKVGEAIVIPVILRDCLWHGAPFGKLMATPTDGRPVTQWPDIDHAFRLVAEAVQAAAKRIGNPQASSRSSAAPAIMQNTQSVNRSESDQVIRSSNLRVAKTFTDRDRDAFQTEAFEFMAKYFENSLSELSVRNPEIDGSFRRLDANRFSAVAYHKGQAASRCTVFIGGRHMGGIAYTATENAETNGFNENLTVEADEQTLFLRSMGMAHFGQNRDQKLTFEGAAETYWQMFVKPLQ